In Saccharomycodes ludwigii strain NBRC 1722 chromosome III, whole genome shotgun sequence, one DNA window encodes the following:
- the PKR1 gene encoding Pkr1p (similar to Saccharomyces cerevisiae YMR123W | PKR1 | Pichia farinosa Killer toxin Resistance), which produces MDESAPSIATDDNFFVSLWNSIFIPGTTPQLIMATHCSFICLFFILSWLIYMTKAQNIHFIMLLLISVLLWGTVIWFINELQSVKLKSNEELFKDEKEEKEEKNNEGEETIDNKKNN; this is translated from the coding sequence ATGGATGAAAGTGCCCCTAGCATAGCTACCGATGACAATTTCTTTGTTTCCTTATGGAATAGTATATTTATACCAGGAACCACACCTCAACTAATTATGGCTACACACTGTTCTTTTATAtgcttattttttatattatcttGGTTAATATATATGACAAAAGCGCAAAACATTCATTTTATAatgctattattaatatctgTTCTTTTATGGGGGACTGTGATTTGGTTTATCAATGAATTACAATCTGTCAAACTCAAATCTAATGAAGAGTTGtttaaagatgaaaaagaggaaaaagaggaaaaaaataacgaaGGAGAAGAGacaattgataataaaaaaaataactga
- a CDS encoding cAMP-dependent protein kinase (similar to Saccharomyces cerevisiae YJL164C | TPK1 | Takashi's Protein Kinase (paralog of YKL166C | TPK3)) — protein MENNNTLPCTNQQENNNSHQNLALDTNSSANNPNTPIPIMSNTSSSTISQQYINNQIIPPIIPSQHNNQQQQQQQHQLDTNTINAHDNTLSLLKNNSLANLSSFDQQQNVDNNTLFFKENCRVTKDKYNLHDFQILRTLGTGSFGRVHLVKSTHNQRFYAMKVLKKSTIVRLKQVEHTNDERTMLSCVRHPFLIRMWGTFQDSLYVYMVMDYIEGGELFTLLRKSQRFPIPVSKFYAAEVVLALEYLHSMNIIYRDLKPENILLDRNGHIKITDFGFAKYVPDVTYTLCGTPDYIAPEVVSTKPYNKSVDWWSLGILIFEMLAGYTPFYDSNTMETYENILNAPLKFPDFFPSDVRDLLSKLISRDLTKRLGNLQNGTLDVKNHPWFGEVVWMKLLTRNIETPYEPPIQPGKGDTSQYDRYPEEENMNYGVTDQPDPFHHLFNDF, from the coding sequence atggaaaacaataatactcTACCATGCACTAATCAGCaagaaaacaataattCTCACCAAAACCTGGCATTAGATACCAATTCTTCCGCTAATAATCCTAATACTCCCATTCCAATTATGAGTAACACTTCATCGTCTACAATCTCTCAGCAATATATTAACAATCAAATAATACCACCCATAATACCATCCCAACACAATAaccagcaacagcaacagcaacagcacCAACTTGATACTAATACTATAAATGCACACGATAACACATTAAGTCTTCTAAAAAACAACTCTTTAGCCAACTTATCATCATTCGATCAACAGCAGAAcgttgataataatacactcttttttaaagaaaattgtaGGGTAACCAAAGACAAGTATAATTTACAcgattttcaaatattaagAACATTAGGTACAGGTTCCTTTGGGAGAGTGCATTTAGTGAAGTCTACGCATAATCAAAGGTTTTATGCAATGAAAGTCTTAAAGAAATCTACAATAGTGAGGTTGAAACAAGTAGAACACACAAATGATGAAAGAACAATGCTAAGTTGTGTTAGGCacccatttttaattagaaTGTGGGGCACCTTCCAGGATAGCTTATACGTATATATGGTTATGGATTATATTGAAGGGGGTGAGTTGTTCACATTATTGAGGAAATCACAAAGGTTTCCCATTCCAGTTTCTAAGTTTTATGCAGCTGAAGTAGTTTTAGCATTAGAATATTTGCATAGCatgaatattatatataggGATTTAAAAccagaaaatattttattggatAGGAACGGGCACATTAAAATTACAGATTTTGGTTTTGCAAAATATGTTCCAGATGTAACTTATACATTATGCGGTACTCCAGACTATATTGCACCCGAAGTGGTTAGTACCAAGCCTTACAACAAAAGTGTTGACTGGTGGTCTTTAggtattttgatttttgaaATGCTGGCTGGGTATACTCCATTTTATGATTCTAACACTATGGAAACTTacgaaaatattttaaacgCACCTTTAAAATTTCCTGACTTTTTTCCTTCAGATGTACGTGATTTGTTAAGCAAGTTAATTAGCAGAGACCTAACTAAAAGATTAGGTAACTTACAAAATGGTACTCTGGATGTTAAGAATCATCCATGGTTTGGTGAAGTTGTTTGGATGAAGTTACTGACAAGAAATATCGAAACTCCTTACGAACCGCCTATTCAACCTGGTAAAGGGGACACTTCTCAATATGATAGATATCCTGAGGAGGAAAATATGAATTATGGCGTGACTGATCAACCTGACCCATTTcatcatttatttaatgatttttaa
- a CDS encoding uncharacterized protein (similar to Saccharomyces cerevisiae YJL163C | putative protein of unknown function) codes for MRNSLDSGEITTVTDSANNDFQYFSELQESMDITLMNESKSSITPEQQQHLFQEEKKSKIGSPEIPSDNINLSNTFLGDMIIPCRPQNITQEDDEENEEYVQTLHELQNKWFEDSQRTFANISWYKRPSLSFLYFIIALYLLSSTITMGPLLMLTQDKICEGIKSSETVNALNNIPSLEDNAVSMAKRMGMTMPAPEDGMASYCDPTLLQKSLSNLQTSLSIVSGILGFVLSGKYGQWSDKYGRVFVFKIFSLINLLHVIVLIFYFQDKIYSGSNRELMFFVLAIGSLSGGVMSLIAIGNGYINDIVMPHIRTISISLLMSIVYGILGVGPLLGSFIVKFISHGNNLVPLYFSLGIGILSTLLTYFFMYESRHPHAMEFSKLRHDQQSNNVATGGTDSNFVKIFFYRCYYRIFVIGFLSPLKKLWVSGAKHKDSSVSQINVICLIIIDILSMANTVGIGNVMILYSMLTFNWDSVKIGYLMSLGGFGRVFVLLIIGPMIIKFLELKVKFPILTTSVDRIDKVCLTISLVFVLLSTSVVLIINKEYGIYLGCALQSLSGMISPTIQGSIIKYGNNLEAGEMFAAIALIRHLSMLLLPTFFLQIYSHTVDFCPKFFMFISLLGSIVTLIICLIFLKARVAEDDEV; via the coding sequence ATGAGAAACTCTTTGGATAGTGGAGAAATAACAACAGTTACAGATTCTgctaataatgattttCAGTATTTTTCAGAGTTACAAGAAAGTATGGATATCACGCTTATGAATGAATCCAAAAGTTCTATAACGCCagaacaacagcaacatcTATTTCaggaggaaaaaaaatcaaaaattggATCCCCAGAAATACCATCTGATAACATTAACTTATCCAACACATTTCTTGGGGATATGATAATACCTTGTAGGCCACAGAACATCACACAGGAAGACGATGAAGAAAATGAGGAATATGTTCAAACATTGCACGAATTGCAAAACAAATGGTTTGAAGATTCGCAGAGAACGTTTGCTAATATAAGCTGGTATAAAAGACCAAGTCTTTCAttcttatattttataatagcATTATATCTCTTATCATCTACAATAACCATGGGTCCCCTTTTGATGTTAACGCAGGATAAGATATGCGAAGGTATTAAAAGCAGCGAGACAGTCAATGCTTTAAACAATATCCCCAGTTTGGAAGATAATGCAGTCAGTATGGCAAAGAGAATGGGAATGACAATGCCGGCACCTGAGGATGGCATGGCTTCCTACTGTGACCCAACACTTTTACAAAAATCACTATCTAATTTACAAACTAGCCTATCTATAGTATCAGGGATTTTAGGGTTTGTACTAAGTGGGAAATATGGTCAATGGAGCGATAAATATGGAAGAGTTTTcgtatttaaaatttttagcTTAATTAATTTACTACACGTGatagttttaatattttatttccaagACAAGATTTATAGTGGCAGTAACCGGGAACtgatgttttttgttttagcTATTGGGAGCCTGAGTGGTGGTGTGATGTCGCTAATAGCGATAGGGAATGGTTATATTAATGATATTGTAATGCCACATATTAGAACGATATCAATAAGTCTTTTGATGAGCATTGTGTATGGTATCTTGGGAGTAGGTCCGTTATTAGGTTCATTTATCGTTAAATTTATATCACACGGAAATAACTTGGTtccattatatttttcactAGGAATTGGAATTTTAAGTACATTACtaacttattttttcatgTATGAATCGAGACACCCGCATGCGATGGAATTTTCCAAGTTGAGACATGACCAACAAAGCAACAATGTTGCGACAGGGGGAACTGATAGCAATTTtgtcaaaatttttttttatagatgCTATTACAGAATATTCGTTATTGGGTTTTTAAgtccattaaaaaaattatgggTATCCGGTGCTAAACACAAGGATTCTTCAGTATCACAAATTAATGTAATATGtctaattattattgatatacTTTCTATGGCAAATACAGTTGGTATTGGAAATGTTATGATTTTGTACAGTATGTTGACCTTTAATTGGGATAGTGTCAAAATTGGATACTTAATGAGTTTAGGTGGGTTTGGTAGAGTCTTTgttttgttaataattgGTCCAATGATAATTAAGTTTTTAGAGctaaaagtaaaatttcCTATACTTACTACTTCAGTTGATAGAATCGATAAAGTTTGTCTTACAATTTCACTAGTTTTTGTGTTACTTTCTACGTCAGTAGTGcttataattaataaagaataCGGAATATATTTAGGTTGCGCTTTACAAAGCTTGAGTGGTATGATATCTCCAACAATTCAAGgcagtattattaaatatggGAATAACTTAGAAGCTGGTGAAATGTTTGCTGCAATAGCTTTAATTAGGCATTTATCAATGTTGCTGTTAcctactttttttttacaaatttaTTCACACACGGTTGATTTTTGTCCTAAATTTTTCAtgtttatttctttattggGATCTATTGTTAcattaattatttgtttaatttttttgaaggCACGTGTGgctgaagatgatgaagttTAA
- a CDS encoding uncharacterized protein (similar to Saccharomyces cerevisiae YJL163C | putative protein of unknown function): MSQNLNKPAAPLLNEHQRYYTNEELDYETEQDAEDILDYTNGSEENSEDDTQERWINETLANALTLKWHRRPSKYKLYFLIATQSISSSLLIGPTTILLLSKICKSVSTTTEGCKTNFEAQKILSEVQSYQYIINGILGFTLSGKFGELSDRYGRTFVFKVFSVVNTVHIFLLIFFFQPGNDFSKWESIICLCSGSMAGGIMSLIANGNSYLSDIIPAQKRTVAISLLMSIVYGGLGLGPFLGSILVKYYPCTTNSNNDGNLAPFYFSFILRVFSLILCFFYMGETRHQEAMLLSQQEYLIAHKNIDANRIKYFKTKFLSMFTGVLKIWQVNGSETDIIIPHTNNRNDKSRARINVLILLVIDLLHMGITVGCTPVLIQYSILKYGFDGVQIGYTISIHGLGKAIVLLLLTPIFMGFLQKRTNKMFYVPKQSIDSNEKICIITSLAFMVSSIISIFVVHNEFAIYLSAVLQSLSAMISPTIQSVIIKYFHTQYTGQIFGAIALLRHLDMLIMPSFFLQVYSHTVDDNPITVFYIPLFLGILAILLTPFLTPTDRNDDVNMGNNKHGSITNSYVATCEQSTFNLLTETNTSHKDSCIVRSNNSNRASGMVYNSL, translated from the coding sequence ATGTCTCAGAATCTTAACAAACCAGCAGCACCACTGTTGAATGAGCACCAACGTTATTACACGAATGAAGAATTAGATTATGAAACAGAACAGGATGCAGAAGATATTTTGGACTATACAAATGGTTCTGAAGAGAATAGCGAGGATGATACCCAAGAACGGTGGATTAATGAAACTTTAGCCAATGCACTCACTTTAAAATGGCACAGAAGACCatctaaatataaattatattttttgatagCAACTCAATCAATTTCTTCGAGTTTACTAATTGGCCCAACAactattttgttattatctaAAATATGTAAATCCGTATCTACAACTACTGAAGGTTGTAAAACAAACTTTGAAGcccaaaaaatattgtccGAGGTTCAATCTTACCAATATATTATCAATGGGATTCTAGGGTTTACACTATCTGGTAAATTCGGTGAACTAAGTGATCGATATGGGAGaacatttgtttttaaagtGTTCAGTGTTGTTAACACagttcatatttttttattaatttttttttttcaaccaGGTAATGATTTCAGTAAATGGGAAAGCATTATCTGCTTATGTAGCGGCTCAATGGCTGGCGGTATTATGTCCTTAATTGCCAATGGAAATAGCTATTTGAGTGATATTATTCCAGCACAAAAGCGTACTGTTGCAATTAGTCTACTAATGAGTATAGTTTACGGTGGTTTGGGACTTGGCCCCTTTTTAGGGTCTATTCTTGTTAAGTATTATCCCTGTACAacaaatagtaataatgatggTAACTTGGctcctttttatttttcgtttattttaagggtattttctttgattttgtgttttttctACATGGGAGAAACTAGACATCAGGAGGCCATGCTTTTGTCTCAACAAGAATATTTAATAGCACATAAAAATATCGATGCAAATCGAATTAAATACTTTAAAACTAAGTTTTTAAGTATGTTTACAGGTGTGCTAAAAATATGGCAGGTCAATGGTAGCGAAACCGACATTATTATTCCTCATACAAATAATAGGAATGACAAATCAAGGGCTCGtattaatgttttaatattattagttataGATTTATTGCATATGGGTATTACTGTGGGTTGTACGCCCGTTTTAATTCAATACAGTATTTTAAAGTATGGGTTTGATGGTGTACAAATTGGGTACACTATAAGTATCCATGGGTTGGGCAAAGCCatagttttattactattaacaCCGATTTTTATGGGGTTTTTACAAAAACGTACcaataaaatgttttacGTTCCTAAACAATCAATTGATTCAAATGAAAAGATTTGTATAATAACTTCGTTAGCTTTCATGGTATCGTCTataatttccatttttgtGGTGCATAACGAATTTGCTATATATTTAAGTGCTGTTTTGCAAAGTTTAAGTGCTATGATTTCGCCAACCATTCAAAGTGTTatcattaaatattttcacaCCCAATATACTGGTCAGATTTTCGGTGCCATAGCTTTATTGAGGCATTTGGATATGCTTATTATGCCTTCGTTCTTCTTGCAGGTTTATTCTCATACAGTTGATGATAATCCAATAACTGTGTTTTACATTCCATTGTTTCTTGGTATTTTGGCTATTTTACTAACACCGTTTTTAACACCTACAGATCGTAATGACGACGTTAACATGGGTAATAACAAACATGGTTCTATAACTAATTCGTATGTAGCTACCTGTGAACAATctacttttaatttattgaCTGAAACTAATACTTCACACAAAGATAGTTGTATTGTTCGCAGTAATAATTCCAATAGGGCTAGTGGAATGGTATATAATTCCTTATGA
- the MRP49 gene encoding mitochondrial 54S ribosomal protein mL61 (similar to Saccharomyces cerevisiae YKL167C | MRP49 | Mitochondrial Ribosomal Protein), producing the protein MSNTAKQLKVLNSISYSTKLTQILIDTSKISQIRLIFQKQNHNGHMGARKFWHEYLPTLQFYNPNLKIQINRISNSNAKDTSVPCLLQIIDVNNKVINELDMKNKFGSDIARDLLKNLNNDYYTPIPKEKLIKLEKKK; encoded by the coding sequence atgtcTAACACTGCTaaacaattaaaagttttaaattcaatCAGTTACTCCACCAAGTTGACTCAAATCCTAATAGATACCTCCAAAATCTCGCAAATTAGATTAAtctttcaaaaacaaaaccaTAATGGCCATATGGGTGCTAGAAAGTTTTGGCATGAATATTTGCCTACATTACAATTTTACAATCCCAACCTGAAAATTCAAATTAATAGAATTAGCAATTCTAATGCTAAAGATACCTCTGTTCCATGTCTTTTACAAATTATAGATGTTAACAATAAAGTTATAAATGAATTAGATATGAAAAACAAGTTTGGTTCCGATATTGCTCGTGActtgttgaaaaatttgaataaCGATTATTATACTCCTATTCCTAAAGAAAAGTTGATTAAAttggaaaagaagaaatga